A stretch of the Sulfurospirillum sp. UCH001 genome encodes the following:
- the accA gene encoding acetyl-CoA carboxylase carboxyl transferase subunit alpha — protein sequence MATYLDFENGIKQIDEDISNAKIKGDSHAVEILEKTLAKEISKTYKNLSEYQKLQLARHPDRPYALDYIRALLKDSYEIHGDRNFADDAAIVAYIGYIGERKVLVIGEQKGRGTKNKIKRNFGMPHPEGYRKALRIAKMAEKFDLPILFLIDTPGAYPGIAAEERGQSEAIAKNLFELSRLNTKSVSVVIGEGGSGGALAIGVSDRVAMMRYSVFSVISPEGCAAILWNDPSKQENATKAMKITAEDLHQLNLIDAIIDEPLIGAHRDKESAAKALGEYFLKSLEELDKLSPEERMAKRYERITSIGAYEER from the coding sequence GTGGCTACTTATTTGGATTTTGAGAATGGAATTAAACAAATTGATGAGGATATTTCTAACGCCAAAATCAAAGGCGATAGCCATGCTGTTGAAATTTTAGAAAAAACTCTCGCAAAAGAGATTTCTAAAACCTATAAAAATCTAAGTGAATACCAGAAACTGCAACTCGCACGTCATCCTGATCGCCCGTATGCGCTGGATTATATTCGTGCTCTTTTAAAAGATAGTTACGAAATTCACGGTGATCGTAACTTTGCGGATGACGCTGCCATTGTTGCTTATATCGGGTATATTGGTGAACGCAAAGTACTTGTCATTGGTGAGCAAAAAGGTCGCGGTACAAAAAATAAGATTAAACGAAATTTTGGTATGCCTCATCCTGAGGGTTACCGTAAAGCGCTTAGAATTGCTAAGATGGCAGAAAAATTTGATCTTCCTATCCTTTTCTTAATTGACACTCCAGGTGCTTATCCAGGAATTGCTGCAGAAGAGAGAGGTCAAAGTGAAGCGATTGCTAAAAACCTTTTTGAGTTAAGTCGTCTCAATACAAAAAGTGTCTCTGTTGTGATTGGTGAAGGTGGAAGTGGTGGAGCACTTGCTATTGGTGTGAGCGATCGTGTCGCTATGATGCGTTACTCTGTCTTTTCTGTTATTTCTCCAGAGGGTTGTGCCGCTATTTTATGGAATGATCCAAGTAAGCAAGAAAATGCGACTAAAGCGATGAAAATTACAGCTGAGGACTTACACCAGCTAAATCTAATTGATGCAATTATTGATGAGCCACTTATTGGAGCACATCGTGATAAAGAGAGTGCAGCCAAAGCACTTGGAGAGTATTTCTTAAAATCTTTGGAAGAACTTGATAAACTGAGTCCCGAAGAGCGAATGGCAAAGCGTTATGAGAGAATTACTTCTATTGGAGCGTATGAGGAGCGCTAA
- a CDS encoding beta-ketoacyl-ACP synthase II yields the protein MKRVVVTGIGMINSLGLDKESSFKAIIEGQCGIKSISSFDTTEHSVTIAGEITDFDPNTIMNPKEVKKADRFIQLGLAAAKEAMNDAKFDAFEADETFGVSSASGIGGLIVIEKNSVIVNSAGPRKISPFFIPSALINMLGGMVSIEYGLKGPNLSSVTACAAGTHAISDATKTIMTGGAKKMLVVGAEAAICAAGIGGFSAMKALSTRNDDPKKASRPFDAERDGFIMGEGAGALVLELYEDAVARGAHIYGEVVGFGESGDASHITAPSLDGPLRAMKAAYTMAGFPKIDYINAHGTSTPANDKNETAAIKEVFGANIPPVSSIKGQIGHCLGAAGAIEAVVCLMAMRDEILPPTINYENPDPDCDLDYIPNVARKCKVEYAMSNSFGFGGTNGSVIFKRV from the coding sequence TTGAAAAGAGTCGTTGTTACTGGTATAGGAATGATTAATTCATTAGGTTTGGATAAAGAGAGTTCTTTTAAAGCTATCATTGAAGGTCAATGTGGCATTAAAAGCATTAGTTCGTTTGACACAACCGAGCATTCTGTTACCATTGCTGGTGAAATCACTGACTTTGATCCAAATACGATTATGAACCCAAAAGAGGTTAAAAAAGCAGATCGTTTTATTCAATTAGGTCTTGCTGCCGCTAAAGAAGCGATGAATGACGCTAAGTTTGACGCATTTGAAGCTGATGAAACATTTGGCGTTAGCTCAGCTTCTGGTATTGGCGGTTTGATTGTTATTGAGAAAAACTCTGTGATTGTAAACAGTGCAGGTCCACGTAAAATTTCTCCATTTTTTATTCCTTCTGCACTTATCAATATGCTGGGTGGAATGGTATCAATTGAATATGGTTTAAAAGGACCAAATCTTTCATCTGTTACTGCATGTGCAGCAGGTACACACGCAATCAGTGATGCTACGAAAACAATCATGACAGGTGGCGCTAAAAAGATGCTTGTTGTTGGTGCAGAAGCAGCAATTTGTGCAGCAGGCATTGGTGGCTTCTCTGCGATGAAAGCACTTTCAACACGCAACGATGATCCTAAAAAAGCTTCTCGCCCATTTGATGCAGAGCGCGATGGATTTATTATGGGAGAAGGTGCAGGAGCTCTTGTACTTGAATTGTATGAAGATGCAGTTGCTCGTGGTGCTCATATTTACGGAGAAGTTGTTGGTTTTGGTGAGAGTGGTGACGCAAGTCATATTACAGCACCTAGCCTCGATGGCCCACTTCGTGCGATGAAAGCAGCGTATACAATGGCAGGTTTCCCTAAGATTGATTACATCAATGCACATGGTACAAGCACACCAGCAAACGATAAAAATGAAACAGCAGCCATTAAAGAAGTCTTTGGAGCAAATATTCCACCAGTAAGTTCTATTAAAGGTCAAATTGGTCACTGTTTAGGTGCGGCTGGCGCTATTGAAGCAGTTGTCTGTCTGATGGCAATGCGTGATGAAATTTTACCTCCAACCATTAACTATGAAAATCCAGATCCTGACTGTGATCTTGACTACATTCCAAATGTAGCGCGTAAATGCAAAGTAGAATATGCGATGAGTAACTCGTTTGGTTTTGGTGGAACGAATGGCTCTGTCATCTTTAAGCGTGTATAA
- the acpP gene encoding acyl carrier protein, with protein sequence MALFDDVKAVVVEQLNVNPDEVKEDSKFVEDLGADSLDVVELVMALEEKFDIEIPDTDAEKIVTVKDAMSYIEAHK encoded by the coding sequence ATGGCACTATTTGATGATGTAAAAGCGGTTGTTGTTGAACAATTAAATGTAAATCCTGACGAGGTAAAAGAAGATTCAAAATTCGTAGAAGATTTGGGTGCAGATTCTTTGGACGTTGTAGAACTCGTTATGGCTCTTGAAGAGAAATTTGACATTGAAATTCCAGACACTGACGCTGAGAAAATCGTCACTGTAAAAGATGCTATGTCTTACATTGAAGCACATAAATAA
- the fabG gene encoding 3-oxoacyl-ACP reductase FabG, producing MKFSGKNVLVTGAASGIGKELALTLAGYGLKVWINYRSRPEAADAIKAEIEANGGVAAVIGFDVADEEAFIEGIKTIVDADGELSYLVNNAGITNDKLAIRMKKEDFTSVIDINLTSAFVGCREALKIMSKKRFGSVVNIASIVGETGNAGQVNYSASKGGLIAMTKSFAQEGSARDVRFNAVTPGFIATEMTDKLSDEIKESYTSKIPLKRFGSPKDIAESVAFLLSDSASYITGEVLKVNGGMYM from the coding sequence ATGAAATTTAGTGGAAAAAATGTTTTAGTGACAGGCGCAGCAAGTGGTATTGGTAAAGAGTTAGCATTAACTTTGGCAGGTTATGGTCTTAAAGTATGGATTAACTATCGTTCTCGCCCTGAGGCGGCTGATGCGATTAAAGCTGAGATTGAAGCAAACGGTGGTGTTGCTGCTGTTATTGGCTTTGATGTAGCGGATGAAGAGGCATTTATTGAAGGAATTAAAACGATTGTGGATGCCGATGGTGAGCTTTCTTATCTTGTCAATAACGCGGGAATTACCAATGACAAACTTGCTATTCGTATGAAAAAAGAGGATTTTACCTCTGTAATTGATATTAATCTTACTTCAGCTTTTGTGGGGTGTCGTGAAGCACTTAAAATCATGAGCAAAAAACGTTTTGGCTCTGTTGTCAATATTGCTTCTATTGTAGGGGAAACTGGTAATGCAGGTCAAGTCAATTACAGTGCAAGCAAAGGTGGACTTATTGCCATGACAAAAAGCTTTGCACAAGAAGGAAGCGCAAGAGATGTTCGTTTTAATGCAGTAACACCTGGTTTTATTGCAACAGAAATGACGGATAAACTCAGTGATGAAATTAAAGAAAGTTATACATCCAAAATCCCACTTAAACGTTTTGGTAGTCCAAAAGATATTGCAGAATCGGTCGCTTTCTTATTAAGCGATAGCGCAAGTTATATCACAGGTGAAGTCTTGAAAGTGAATGGTGGTATGTACATGTAA
- the gpmI gene encoding 2,3-bisphosphoglycerate-independent phosphoglycerate mutase gives MKPEVQKTLLIITDGIGHNSSNTANAFAQAHKPTYDKLFKEVPYNLIATSGLSVGLPDGQMGNSEVGHMCIGSGRILYQNLVKISLAAQDGTLSCNPALTQLLDVKGAIHIVGLVSDGGVHSHIDHIIDLARIVADKGKKVYLHVITDGRDVSPTSGLGFVEQLLHICNDTISIASISGRFFSMDRDNRWERVEQGYRVMVDATPTISLSPNEYMQSMYDKGITDEFIEPVAFEPFVGMKAEDGVIFANFRNDRMRELSKAIGFSEFTEFARTLNGVTCITMTEYDSSYPFPIMFQADTPQNTLSDVVAEAGLSQFHTAETEKYAHVTFFFNGGLEEPKVNETRLLVPSPKVKTYDLEPQMSAPSVGDAVLKAMDEAYDFIVVNFANGDMVGHTGSLDAAIQAVEAVDVELGRLFAKAKELGYSIILTSDHGNCEQMFDEDGSKLTNHTTFDVYGFVMDKRVRKVEKGGLNNIAPTVLKLMGLPIPSEMDAPLVEF, from the coding sequence TTGAAACCAGAAGTTCAAAAAACATTACTGATTATTACTGATGGTATTGGTCACAACAGTAGCAATACCGCAAATGCGTTTGCACAAGCACATAAACCTACGTACGATAAGCTTTTTAAAGAGGTTCCGTACAATCTTATAGCAACCTCAGGCTTAAGTGTTGGGCTCCCTGATGGTCAGATGGGCAACAGTGAAGTGGGACATATGTGTATTGGCAGTGGGCGTATTTTGTACCAAAATTTGGTCAAAATTTCTTTGGCGGCACAAGATGGAACGCTCTCTTGCAATCCTGCATTGACACAACTTTTGGATGTCAAAGGTGCTATTCACATCGTTGGTCTTGTAAGTGATGGTGGGGTTCATTCGCACATTGATCATATTATTGACCTTGCACGCATAGTTGCAGACAAGGGCAAAAAAGTCTATTTGCATGTCATTACAGATGGTCGAGATGTCTCTCCAACCTCTGGATTGGGCTTTGTTGAACAGTTGTTGCATATCTGCAATGATACGATCTCAATAGCCTCTATTTCAGGGCGTTTCTTTAGTATGGATCGCGACAACAGATGGGAAAGAGTAGAACAAGGATATCGCGTGATGGTTGATGCAACACCAACAATCTCTTTATCTCCAAATGAATACATGCAGAGCATGTACGATAAAGGCATTACCGATGAGTTTATAGAACCTGTCGCATTTGAGCCTTTTGTAGGTATGAAGGCGGAAGATGGTGTTATTTTTGCAAACTTTAGAAATGATAGAATGCGAGAACTTTCTAAAGCGATTGGTTTTAGTGAATTTACGGAGTTTGCACGTACACTCAATGGTGTTACATGTATTACCATGACAGAGTATGACAGTAGCTATCCATTTCCTATTATGTTTCAAGCCGATACACCACAAAATACGTTGAGCGATGTCGTTGCAGAAGCGGGGCTCTCTCAGTTTCATACGGCTGAGACAGAGAAATATGCGCATGTGACTTTCTTTTTTAATGGTGGGCTTGAAGAGCCAAAAGTCAATGAAACACGTTTACTTGTTCCAAGTCCAAAAGTAAAAACATATGATTTGGAGCCTCAAATGAGTGCCCCTTCTGTTGGTGATGCTGTTTTAAAAGCTATGGATGAAGCCTATGATTTTATTGTAGTCAATTTTGCCAATGGCGATATGGTAGGGCATACAGGAAGTTTAGATGCTGCTATTCAAGCGGTAGAAGCAGTCGATGTAGAGCTTGGAAGATTGTTTGCAAAAGCAAAAGAACTTGGTTATTCTATTATACTGACAAGTGATCATGGAAATTGTGAACAAATGTTTGATGAAGATGGCTCTAAACTGACAAATCATACAACCTTTGATGTATATGGATTTGTTATGGATAAACGCGTGAGAAAAGTGGAAAAGGGTGGATTGAACAACATCGCCCCAACGGTCTTAAAATTGATGGGACTTCCAATTCCTAGTGAAATGGATGCTCCATTAGTCGAATTTTAA
- the mraY gene encoding phospho-N-acetylmuramoyl-pentapeptide-transferase: MLYSFYKLMSINLFQYITVRAGIAFFLAFILTIYLMPKFIKWAKSRNANQPIYSLAPQTHQQKSKTPTMGGIVFLCAATLSILICARMNNLFVLSALACILLFGLIGMKDDLAKILGKSNTAGLTPRAKLGLQILASSIVALILYIAVDLDTTFFVPFYKFPLFDMQLLALGFWVLVMISASNAVNLTDGLDGLATVPAILSILSLAVFVYVGGNAFLSGYLLLPKVGGSGEVVIVATAVMGSLVGFLWFNCYPAEIFMGDSGSLSIGAFIGYMAIISKNEILLLLIGFVFVLETVSVILQVGSFKTRKKRIFLMAPIHHHFEVKGWPENKIIVRFWIIALMSNLLALTALKIR; the protein is encoded by the coding sequence ATGCTATATTCTTTCTATAAACTTATGTCCATCAATCTTTTTCAATATATTACTGTTCGTGCAGGAATCGCCTTCTTTTTAGCTTTCATTTTGACCATCTATTTGATGCCAAAATTTATCAAATGGGCAAAATCACGAAATGCCAATCAACCTATTTACTCTCTTGCCCCGCAAACACATCAACAAAAGTCTAAAACCCCAACGATGGGTGGTATTGTCTTTTTATGTGCCGCAACGCTTTCTATTTTAATATGTGCACGTATGAATAACCTTTTTGTTCTCTCAGCACTAGCGTGTATTTTATTGTTTGGACTTATTGGAATGAAAGATGATCTTGCTAAAATTTTAGGCAAAAGCAACACCGCAGGTCTTACACCTCGTGCCAAACTAGGCTTACAAATTCTAGCCTCTTCTATTGTTGCGTTGATTTTATACATTGCTGTTGATCTTGATACGACTTTTTTTGTTCCATTTTACAAATTTCCACTCTTTGATATGCAGCTTTTAGCATTAGGTTTTTGGGTTTTAGTCATGATCTCTGCGAGTAATGCGGTAAACCTTACCGATGGACTCGATGGACTTGCAACAGTTCCAGCGATACTTTCTATTCTTTCACTCGCTGTTTTTGTTTATGTGGGTGGCAATGCCTTCTTAAGCGGTTATTTACTCCTCCCAAAAGTTGGAGGCAGTGGTGAAGTGGTCATCGTAGCAACAGCTGTTATGGGCTCATTAGTGGGCTTTTTATGGTTTAACTGCTACCCAGCAGAAATCTTTATGGGCGATAGCGGAAGCCTTAGTATTGGGGCATTTATAGGTTATATGGCGATCATCTCTAAAAATGAGATTCTATTATTACTTATCGGTTTTGTATTTGTTTTAGAAACCGTTTCAGTTATTTTGCAGGTGGGAAGTTTTAAAACACGTAAAAAACGTATCTTCCTTATGGCGCCAATTCATCATCACTTTGAAGTGAAGGGTTGGCCAGAAAACAAGATTATAGTGAGATTTTGGATTATCGCTCTCATGTCAAATCTTTTAGCACTTACGGCACTTAAAATCAGATGA
- the murD gene encoding UDP-N-acetylmuramoyl-L-alanine--D-glutamate ligase: MITLFGHGKTTKAIAKRFAGQCQIFDDNFVTKETDAFGNLLLPPSEFDPNTSDVEIPSPGFPTEHPLIQKALHVTSEYDFFKEQMPFSIWISGTNGKTTTTQMCEFLLQKQGALAGGNIGTPLAELSENAPIWILETSSFTFHYTKVTAPDIYLLLPIKPDHLTWHGSMEAYIEAKLSPLSRMREGSVAILPKAHANVKTLAHVISYENEHDLAETMGIDISKVNFKTPFLLDAILAMSAQKVLLDTVDYDLINTFKIDHYKIEEFRDKQGRLWVDDSKGTNVDATIEALKRYKDDEILIVLGGDDKGVDLQELFDFMKPLHVTVFAIGSNTERLASFAQKDGIKLHKCFVIEEAMKQIHAVHTTKSVALLSPAAASLDQFKSYAHRGDRFKELALA; encoded by the coding sequence ATGATAACACTATTTGGACACGGAAAAACAACTAAGGCTATTGCAAAGCGTTTTGCAGGACAATGCCAAATTTTTGACGATAATTTTGTCACAAAAGAGACAGATGCGTTTGGTAATCTCTTATTACCTCCTTCAGAATTCGATCCCAATACAAGCGATGTAGAGATCCCAAGTCCTGGCTTTCCAACAGAACATCCTTTAATTCAAAAAGCACTGCACGTTACGAGTGAATATGACTTTTTCAAAGAACAAATGCCCTTTTCTATTTGGATCAGCGGAACCAATGGTAAAACGACTACCACACAAATGTGTGAATTTCTCCTTCAAAAACAAGGTGCCCTTGCAGGTGGAAATATCGGTACGCCCTTAGCAGAGCTAAGTGAAAATGCACCGATTTGGATACTTGAGACCAGCTCGTTTACGTTTCACTATACAAAAGTCACAGCACCTGACATTTACCTCCTTCTTCCTATAAAGCCTGACCATTTAACATGGCATGGAAGTATGGAAGCGTACATTGAAGCGAAACTTTCACCACTTTCTCGTATGCGAGAAGGAAGCGTTGCGATTCTTCCTAAAGCACATGCAAACGTTAAAACACTCGCACATGTTATTTCCTATGAAAATGAACATGATTTGGCAGAAACAATGGGTATTGATATTTCAAAAGTAAATTTTAAAACGCCATTTTTACTGGATGCAATTCTTGCGATGAGTGCGCAAAAAGTTCTCTTAGATACTGTGGACTATGATCTTATCAATACATTTAAAATTGACCATTATAAAATTGAAGAATTTCGTGATAAACAAGGTCGTCTTTGGGTTGATGACTCTAAAGGAACCAATGTCGATGCCACAATAGAAGCTCTTAAACGTTATAAAGACGATGAAATTCTTATTGTTTTAGGCGGTGATGACAAAGGTGTTGACCTGCAAGAGCTCTTTGACTTTATGAAACCTTTGCATGTTACGGTCTTTGCCATAGGTTCTAACACTGAAAGACTTGCATCTTTTGCCCAAAAAGATGGCATTAAACTTCATAAATGTTTTGTGATCGAAGAGGCGATGAAGCAAATTCATGCCGTCCATACGACCAAAAGTGTTGCTCTTCTTTCCCCTGCAGCAGCAAGTTTGGACCAGTTCAAATCGTATGCTCACAGAGGTGATCGCTTTAAAGAATTAGCTTTAGCCTAG